Proteins from one Candidatus Peregrinibacteria bacterium genomic window:
- a CDS encoding S-layer homology domain-containing protein, protein MHRNRILQNIFVFFAILIFVFSFGAKILAKDNFFTDTLPSHPNFAAITALRNAGTIQGFPDNTFVPDKLVNRAESLKVILLGSNVEMMDPPLRPPFPDVQVEDWFSAYVRVAKQNSIIQGTKEGNFEPMRTVNQAEALKIILLTNKIPADSPLSDPFEGKISKDEWFAPHYELAETWKLLTPEEVNPTHELTRGELVEIMYRFHEGEYTYSYPIGIVSYYGDGANGSNTASGGVFDNNAFVAAHRTLDFGTHVLVRDVMNGTAVVVKVIDRGPYVPYRNLDLSKAAFSALTPPSQGLTKAELVPVSADVPLGPVAKICDFPEKRETIAVDGYAKIYLENQIPRLFRKNESIHISGTAENGDIVTIFWEGDGNMYREIAPIENGNFSKDVTFSKEGDFTLGIILGQSGESVVYPISVLDKYCFVGEGEQPNSPENVQGNIVQGDYVLSWEDENNNFFRILFTQQEKTTEFFVNNAHTFTVDSNAFKDFQSGIAEVRIFSAKTSSSFSMDISTPFSAPVKKEIILSDHFFYDEDLKKLTSYDFPKTFTKGDRVRFSGTFLGKIQDKGFVTRPGGSVDEIPLIMTDQKFVFNFVPDIVGTYIVEVNADDGIAILNVPLYHQDFAPVLPDFFDANPPKQVTGEAASQNGERKLKKEELMLVNLVNAAREESGLSKLEIDENLSELAAFRSQDMKEKDYFAHVNPEGKSVNDFLVDFGVKTKSVGENLAIDQDYEFAHEGLMRSPGHRKNILNPDWGRIGIGIAELDNQIVVTELFSIVPLTNSETDTYSSKVIDTINSSRTTELISSDSLNDVAKKWAEKMRDEKFFGGESPSGETIIDFVRKNGVTSAVMTGMYQYAMLSEFLTGLKGETDTKFVFEEKWKNIGIGILVDDLGILTAVILVSP, encoded by the coding sequence ATGCATCGAAACAGAATACTCCAAAATATTTTTGTATTTTTTGCGATACTGATTTTTGTTTTTTCCTTTGGAGCTAAAATTTTAGCAAAGGATAATTTCTTTACTGATACTCTTCCGAGCCATCCAAACTTTGCTGCAATCACTGCACTTCGCAATGCCGGAACGATTCAAGGCTTTCCCGATAATACATTTGTTCCTGATAAGCTCGTCAATCGTGCGGAATCGCTCAAAGTCATTCTTCTCGGATCAAATGTAGAAATGATGGATCCACCGCTGAGGCCTCCATTTCCAGATGTCCAAGTAGAAGACTGGTTTTCTGCGTACGTACGGGTGGCAAAACAAAACTCCATCATTCAGGGAACGAAAGAAGGGAATTTTGAACCCATGAGAACAGTAAATCAGGCAGAAGCGCTCAAAATTATTCTCCTCACAAATAAAATTCCAGCCGATTCCCCATTGAGCGATCCGTTTGAAGGAAAAATCTCAAAAGACGAATGGTTTGCGCCTCACTATGAACTTGCAGAAACGTGGAAACTCTTGACTCCAGAAGAAGTAAATCCCACACATGAGCTTACACGTGGCGAGCTCGTAGAAATTATGTATCGATTTCACGAAGGGGAATACACCTATTCGTACCCTATTGGAATTGTGAGTTATTATGGTGATGGTGCAAATGGAAGTAATACGGCGAGTGGTGGAGTTTTTGATAATAATGCCTTTGTCGCTGCACACAGGACTCTCGATTTTGGAACACATGTTCTTGTTCGTGATGTGATGAATGGAACTGCGGTGGTAGTAAAAGTTATCGATCGAGGTCCGTATGTTCCGTATCGAAATCTTGATCTTTCCAAAGCGGCATTTTCTGCGCTCACGCCTCCTTCTCAAGGTCTCACCAAAGCCGAACTTGTTCCTGTTTCCGCAGACGTTCCTCTCGGACCGGTAGCGAAAATATGTGATTTTCCTGAAAAAAGGGAAACTATTGCAGTTGATGGCTATGCGAAAATTTACCTCGAAAATCAAATTCCACGGCTGTTCCGAAAAAATGAAAGTATTCATATCTCTGGAACCGCTGAAAATGGAGATATTGTCACGATTTTTTGGGAAGGAGATGGAAATATGTACCGAGAGATTGCTCCGATCGAAAATGGGAATTTTTCCAAGGATGTCACTTTTTCAAAAGAAGGAGATTTCACCTTAGGAATAATCCTCGGACAGAGTGGAGAATCAGTTGTGTATCCGATCAGTGTTTTGGACAAATATTGTTTTGTGGGAGAAGGAGAGCAGCCAAATTCTCCTGAGAATGTTCAAGGAAATATCGTTCAAGGAGATTATGTGCTTTCTTGGGAAGATGAAAACAATAATTTTTTTCGGATACTTTTTACCCAACAAGAAAAGACAACAGAATTTTTTGTAAATAATGCCCATACATTCACTGTTGATTCTAATGCATTTAAGGATTTTCAGAGTGGCATTGCGGAGGTTCGTATTTTTTCGGCAAAAACTTCTTCTTCGTTTTCGATGGATATTTCTACTCCATTTTCCGCTCCGGTAAAAAAGGAGATTATTCTTTCAGATCATTTTTTCTATGATGAAGATTTAAAAAAATTAACATCGTATGATTTTCCGAAAACTTTTACAAAAGGCGATCGAGTACGATTTTCTGGAACATTTTTAGGGAAGATTCAAGATAAAGGTTTTGTAACACGTCCGGGCGGCAGCGTTGATGAGATTCCGCTCATTATGACTGACCAGAAATTTGTTTTCAATTTTGTTCCAGATATCGTCGGGACATATATTGTCGAAGTAAATGCGGATGATGGCATTGCCATTCTCAATGTTCCGCTTTATCACCAGGACTTCGCCCCTGTTCTTCCCGATTTTTTTGATGCCAATCCTCCAAAGCAAGTAACGGGCGAAGCAGCATCTCAGAATGGAGAACGAAAACTAAAGAAAGAAGAACTCATGCTCGTGAATCTTGTGAATGCAGCAAGGGAAGAAAGTGGGCTTTCCAAATTAGAAATCGATGAAAATCTTTCAGAATTAGCGGCGTTTCGATCGCAAGATATGAAGGAAAAAGACTATTTTGCCCATGTGAATCCAGAGGGAAAATCGGTAAATGATTTTTTGGTAGATTTTGGGGTGAAAACCAAGTCAGTTGGGGAAAATCTTGCCATCGATCAGGATTATGAGTTCGCTCATGAAGGACTCATGCGAAGTCCAGGACACCGGAAAAATATTTTGAATCCAGATTGGGGAAGAATTGGTATAGGAATTGCTGAGCTTGATAACCAAATTGTGGTCACCGAACTTTTTTCGATAGTGCCGCTGACCAATTCCGAAACAGATACATATTCTTCTAAAGTCATCGACACGATTAATTCTTCAAGGACAACCGAACTTATTTCCAGCGATTCTTTGAACGATGTCGCAAAAAAATGGGCAGAGAAAATGAGAGACGAGAAATTTTTCGGTGGAGAATCTCCGTCTGGAGAAACAATCATTGATTTTGTCCGAAAAAATGGGGTGACATCAGCTGTTATGACGGGAATGTATCAATACGCGATGCTTTCTGAGTTTCTCACAGGTCTTAAAGGTGAAACGGATACAAAATTTGTCTTTGAAGAGAAATGGAAAAATATTGGAATTGGAATTTTGGTCGATGATTTAGGGATTTTAACGGCGGTCATTCTTGTCTCACCATGA
- a CDS encoding transposase, which yields MVLNDAGKMIQSVWDEIPKFYMGIDVDASQIMPNHIHGIILIQNEFAFAVGAGPRACPEISDIHTNTIEKSQNKIEKLYDIIGKSMNAIEQSQNIIGQPMNAIGQPQGVAPTGLKILSLPDIVHRFKTMTTKKYSDGVKNNNWSPFPGKLWQRNYYEHIIRDEDSLNRIREYIQNNPSNWGKDEFFFANP from the coding sequence ATGGTTTTGAATGATGCGGGAAAAATGATTCAATCGGTATGGGATGAAATACCAAAATTTTATATGGGAATTGATGTTGATGCGTCCCAAATTATGCCGAATCACATTCACGGAATTATTTTAATACAAAATGAATTCGCATTCGCCGTAGGGGCAGGCCCCCGTGCCTGCCCTGAAATTTCTGATATTCACACAAACACCATCGAAAAATCACAGAACAAAATAGAAAAATTATACGACATTATCGGAAAATCAATGAACGCCATCGAACAATCACAAAACATTATCGGGCAACCAATGAATGCCATCGGGCAACCACAGGGGGTTGCCCCTACGGGATTAAAAATATTATCGTTGCCAGATATTGTTCATCGATTCAAAACAATGACCACAAAAAAATATTCCGACGGGGTGAAAAATAATAATTGGTCTCCATTTCCCGGGAAATTATGGCAACGAAATTATTATGAACACATAATTCGTGATGAAGATTCATTAAATCGAATCCGTGAATATATTCAAAATAACCCGAGTAACTGGGGAAAAGATGAATTTTTTTTCGCAAATCCTTAA
- the trmD gene encoding tRNA (guanosine(37)-N1)-methyltransferase TrmD, translating into MNFLVLTLFPEMLKTPLSESILKRAQEEEKISVQLKNIRDFGEGKRKNVDDAPFGGGAGMVMSPEVLADALRWAKKKIPDAKIVFLTPHGERFTQKKAMQFAEEQTPLILLCGHFEGIDHRIREMFVDEEISLGDFVLTGGEIPALALIDAVSRLIPGVLGNEESHEEESFSLKFGGRMEYPQYTRPEEFEGMRVPEVLLSGNHAEIKKWRESHIEGFSQREFELFHLAKTSFSPKKPWKAKNFLLRTQLSSDVEHFVKWMNDAEVAEFTLYDPPYSYEDEEERYEEEIINFQGLFLTIVDRITGIPIGKTAFELQEYNEYVASFSIMIGEKGLWGKGLGTAVVCEMQKIGFELLHLEKISIDAFEENAPARSLYEKCGFYPVGARQNHVQKKNGMHNIFLYELMKSEWQEMQDHSKETKEILKFRGNFDLGE; encoded by the coding sequence ATGAACTTCCTCGTTCTCACACTTTTTCCAGAAATGCTTAAAACTCCTTTGTCGGAGAGTATTTTAAAAAGAGCACAGGAGGAGGAAAAAATTTCTGTTCAGCTCAAAAATATTCGTGATTTTGGGGAAGGGAAAAGAAAAAATGTTGATGATGCTCCATTTGGTGGGGGAGCAGGTATGGTAATGAGTCCGGAAGTTCTCGCGGATGCTTTGAGATGGGCAAAAAAGAAAATTCCCGATGCAAAAATTGTATTTTTAACACCACATGGCGAACGATTTACGCAAAAAAAAGCCATGCAATTTGCAGAAGAACAAACGCCTCTTATTCTTCTTTGCGGTCACTTTGAGGGAATTGATCATCGTATTCGCGAAATGTTTGTAGATGAAGAAATTTCACTTGGAGATTTTGTGCTTACTGGAGGAGAAATTCCAGCTCTTGCGCTCATTGACGCTGTTTCACGGCTTATTCCCGGAGTACTTGGAAATGAAGAAAGTCATGAAGAAGAAAGTTTTTCTCTTAAATTTGGAGGGAGAATGGAATATCCACAATATACAAGACCTGAGGAATTTGAGGGAATGAGAGTTCCCGAAGTACTTCTTTCTGGGAATCATGCGGAAATAAAAAAATGGAGAGAATCGCATATTGAAGGGTTTTCGCAACGTGAATTTGAACTTTTTCATCTTGCAAAAACTTCATTTTCACCAAAAAAACCATGGAAAGCCAAAAATTTTCTTTTACGAACACAGCTTTCCTCGGATGTTGAGCATTTTGTGAAATGGATGAATGATGCGGAAGTCGCAGAATTTACGCTGTACGATCCTCCCTATTCTTATGAAGACGAAGAGGAAAGATATGAAGAAGAAATCATAAATTTTCAGGGACTTTTTCTCACCATTGTTGATCGCATTACTGGAATTCCCATTGGGAAAACGGCATTTGAGCTTCAGGAGTATAATGAATACGTGGCATCATTCAGTATCATGATCGGGGAAAAAGGACTCTGGGGCAAGGGTCTTGGAACCGCGGTAGTTTGTGAAATGCAAAAAATTGGATTTGAACTTCTCCATCTCGAAAAAATTTCTATTGATGCATTTGAAGAAAATGCTCCGGCTCGATCACTTTATGAAAAATGTGGATTTTATCCTGTGGGAGCTCGTCAAAACCATGTACAAAAAAAGAACGGGATGCACAATATTTTTCTCTATGAACTCATGAAAAGTGAATGGCAGGAAATGCAGGACCATTCCAAAGAAACGAAGGAAATTCTTAAGTTTCGGGGGAATTTTGATCTTGGGGAGTAG
- a CDS encoding aminotransferase class IV, with the protein MHLFLNGKILPASEASISVFDHGFLYGDGIYETLRTVNGEIFDPAAHFERFQKSAEMLRLRIPFSFEETLNATNELLKKNKFSSQKEARVRWSLTRGANDFHFSDAKNPTFLITTSDLPEYPEEYRTHGVSIVTLEIQRILPTAKTISLLPMILGKQKCDDTGSFECLFLENGNITEGTVSNFFIQVKDEIWTAPNEKILEGTAGRIFLKKMGKFGFQRREKLFSVSDVLKCAESAFLTNSLFGILPVTSIDRKKIGDGKVGEVFEKIADDFWETFP; encoded by the coding sequence ATGCACCTCTTCCTCAATGGCAAAATCCTCCCGGCTTCTGAAGCTTCCATTTCCGTCTTTGATCACGGATTTTTGTATGGCGATGGAATTTATGAGACGCTCCGAACCGTGAATGGAGAAATTTTTGATCCCGCAGCGCACTTTGAGCGTTTTCAGAAATCTGCAGAAATGCTGAGACTCCGAATCCCCTTCTCTTTTGAAGAAACTCTAAACGCAACGAATGAACTTCTGAAAAAAAATAAATTTTCTTCCCAGAAAGAAGCGAGAGTTCGCTGGTCGTTGACGCGCGGCGCAAATGATTTTCATTTTTCTGACGCAAAAAATCCAACATTTCTCATTACGACATCAGACTTGCCAGAATATCCCGAAGAATATCGAACACACGGAGTTTCCATTGTGACGCTTGAAATTCAGCGAATTCTCCCAACGGCAAAAACAATTTCTCTGCTTCCGATGATTCTCGGAAAACAAAAATGCGATGATACCGGAAGTTTTGAATGTCTTTTTCTCGAAAATGGAAATATTACCGAAGGAACTGTGAGCAATTTTTTTATTCAAGTGAAAGATGAGATTTGGACTGCTCCGAATGAGAAAATTCTCGAAGGGACTGCTGGGAGAATTTTTCTCAAGAAAATGGGAAAATTTGGATTCCAAAGGCGAGAAAAATTATTTTCCGTGAGCGATGTTTTGAAATGTGCTGAATCAGCATTTCTCACCAATTCTCTTTTTGGAATTTTGCCGGTAACGTCGATCGACAGAAAGAAAATTGGAGATGGAAAAGTGGGAGAAGTATTTGAGAAGATTGCGGATGATTTTTGGGAGACTTTTCCCTGA
- the recR gene encoding recombination protein RecR, with amino-acid sequence MNFHPGALPKSIESLIEEFSRLPGVGTKTAQRFVFFLLEQPEEVRNSFGKSVLDLTKNLEFCRECHHFSEGNLCNICKDSKRSDHIICIVEDSLDLLSIERSGAFRGRYHILGGVISPLDGIGPNELRIRQLTERIMRSDGKIQEVILATNPTMEGEATATYLWRTLHPLKVKISRIARGLTVGGDLEFTDEVTLARAIESRVLF; translated from the coding sequence ATGAATTTCCATCCTGGAGCACTCCCAAAAAGCATTGAATCCCTTATCGAAGAATTCTCCCGCCTTCCGGGTGTAGGAACAAAAACTGCGCAAAGATTTGTCTTTTTTCTTTTGGAACAACCGGAAGAAGTACGAAATTCTTTTGGAAAATCAGTTCTTGATCTCACAAAAAATTTGGAGTTTTGTAGAGAATGTCACCATTTCTCTGAAGGCAATCTCTGCAATATTTGCAAGGATTCAAAAAGAAGTGATCATATCATCTGTATTGTGGAAGACTCGCTTGATCTTCTTTCTATCGAAAGATCAGGAGCATTTCGCGGAAGATACCATATTCTTGGCGGAGTGATTTCTCCTCTCGATGGAATCGGTCCAAATGAACTCCGAATTCGCCAACTTACAGAGCGTATTATGAGATCTGATGGGAAAATTCAAGAAGTCATTTTGGCAACAAATCCAACAATGGAAGGAGAGGCGACGGCAACGTATCTCTGGCGCACGCTTCATCCTCTTAAAGTAAAAATTTCACGAATTGCAAGAGGTCTTACCGTCGGCGGGGATCTCGAATTTACCGATGAAGTGACGCTCGCGAGAGCAATTGAGAGCAGGGTTTTATTTTAA
- a CDS encoding ribonuclease J has translation MDQNKSWNPHQGSSNGGGKPLQNTGNTPHVQNVHTSPQNNSSRSQPFEHHRPPQHERKPFWKQNPKNQNSHQQQQQNIHHQPTQKHRLRVIPLGGLNEVGRNCLCFEYGNDIILVDAGIQFPGESNLGVRCILPDTRYVEAKKDHIRAIIITHGHLDHIGGLRYLLPKLGFPQVFAPPLAAALIEKQLEEDNILTKSKIHKVDPSKDILRLGAFTVEYYRINHSIPDSHGLYIETPAAKVVHTGDFKFDFTPADGKQAEYGKLAKIGDRGVDAIFADSTNAQKDGYCLSEKYVAESLEHVIQNTKQGRLFITSFASVIARWQQIIRLAQKYNRKVYVVGRSLLDNIRIAVDLGFVKVPQNLIHKVTKRMLETPPHQQIILTTGSQGEIAAGLARIIRGEHNIIKIDKNDTVVFSASPIPGNERSTIDVINELYKLGANVITRKDFDVHTSGHGHQGDLKLIYSLLKPKNFVPVHGEFHMRADHVKMIRTDLNIPEENTALIGNGDVLEVFDGKIQKTREKVSGEEIYVDGNMVGDVGTEVQEERKGLMNGGVISFTFHADSVRKGLRTNPEVESLGFAYPHESKHLHAMLKKIAIHVGTEILLKHGDPRVKGDLIRRDLLERLSAEVLKLSEREPKIIISLMVD, from the coding sequence ATGGACCAGAATAAAAGCTGGAATCCTCACCAAGGATCCAGCAACGGAGGGGGAAAGCCTCTTCAAAATACAGGAAATACACCTCATGTTCAGAATGTTCACACTTCTCCACAGAATAATTCCTCTCGATCTCAACCTTTTGAACACCACCGGCCACCTCAGCATGAACGAAAACCATTTTGGAAACAAAACCCAAAAAATCAGAATTCGCATCAGCAGCAACAGCAAAATATTCATCATCAACCGACTCAAAAGCACAGACTTCGCGTAATTCCTCTCGGAGGACTCAACGAAGTCGGAAGAAATTGCCTGTGTTTTGAATATGGAAATGACATTATTCTCGTAGATGCGGGAATTCAGTTTCCCGGAGAATCAAATTTGGGAGTGCGATGTATTCTCCCCGATACGCGATACGTGGAAGCGAAGAAAGATCACATCAGAGCAATTATCATTACTCACGGACATCTCGATCACATTGGAGGACTCAGATATTTACTTCCAAAACTCGGATTTCCTCAAGTTTTTGCACCACCACTCGCGGCAGCGCTTATCGAAAAACAACTCGAAGAGGACAATATCCTCACAAAATCCAAAATTCATAAAGTCGATCCGTCAAAGGATATTTTGAGACTCGGAGCCTTTACGGTTGAATATTATCGCATTAATCATTCCATTCCTGATTCTCACGGACTTTACATTGAGACTCCTGCTGCAAAAGTAGTGCACACCGGTGATTTTAAGTTCGATTTTACTCCCGCGGATGGAAAACAAGCAGAATATGGAAAGCTTGCAAAAATTGGTGATCGAGGAGTAGATGCGATATTCGCTGATTCCACGAATGCTCAAAAAGATGGATATTGTCTCTCGGAAAAATATGTTGCCGAATCTCTTGAGCACGTTATTCAGAATACAAAACAAGGACGGCTCTTCATTACATCCTTCGCTTCTGTCATCGCGAGATGGCAGCAAATTATTCGACTTGCCCAGAAATACAATCGAAAAGTATATGTGGTTGGGAGAAGTCTTCTCGACAATATTCGAATTGCGGTTGATCTCGGATTTGTGAAAGTTCCGCAAAATCTCATTCACAAAGTCACCAAACGAATGCTTGAAACCCCGCCTCATCAGCAAATTATTCTTACGACGGGAAGTCAGGGAGAAATTGCCGCAGGACTTGCGCGAATTATCCGAGGCGAACACAACATTATAAAAATTGATAAGAATGATACTGTCGTATTTTCCGCCTCCCCTATTCCAGGGAATGAACGCTCTACTATTGACGTAATTAATGAACTCTACAAATTAGGAGCGAACGTAATTACGCGAAAAGATTTTGATGTTCATACGTCTGGACACGGACATCAGGGTGATTTGAAGCTCATTTATTCACTTTTGAAACCAAAAAACTTTGTTCCAGTGCATGGAGAATTTCACATGCGCGCCGATCACGTCAAAATGATTCGGACAGATTTGAATATTCCAGAAGAAAATACCGCACTCATTGGCAATGGAGACGTGCTCGAAGTTTTTGATGGAAAAATTCAAAAAACGAGAGAGAAGGTTTCAGGGGAAGAGATTTATGTTGATGGGAATATGGTCGGAGATGTAGGCACAGAAGTTCAAGAAGAACGAAAAGGACTTATGAATGGAGGAGTGATCAGCTTCACATTTCACGCGGACTCTGTTCGCAAAGGTCTCAGAACAAATCCTGAAGTAGAAAGTCTTGGGTTCGCATATCCACATGAATCAAAGCATCTCCATGCCATGCTCAAAAAAATCGCGATCCATGTCGGAACGGAAATTCTTCTGAAGCATGGCGATCCGCGAGTGAAGGGCGATCTCATCAGGAGAGACCTTTTGGAACGACTTTCCGCCGAAGTTCTCAAGCTTTCCGAACGAGAACCGAAAATTATTATTTCGCTCATGGTGGATTAG